GGGCATCGGTACCAAAAGCAGAGAAGCCTTCGGGGAAGTCCTTGCGGGTTTGCTTTTCGATCTTCTCGCGTAGGTGAGGTTGCATCAGACCAGAGGTGCGCTTCTCTACCAGGGGTTCCAGGTCGATACCGTCGATCAGGTCGATAGGATCGATCACGTTGCCCTTGGATTTGGACATCTTCTGGCCGTGGTTGTCGCGCACCAGGCCGTGTACGTACACGGTGTTAAACGGTACTTCTTTCTTGAAGTAGAGGGTCAGCATCATCATGCGCGCGACCCAGAAGAAAATAATATCAAAGCCGGTGACCAGTACGGAGCTGGGGTGGAAGGCTTTCAGTTCTTCGGTATCTTCTGGCCAGCCCAAGGTGCCGAAGGTCCACAGGCCGGAGGAGAACCAGGTGTCGAGTACGTCGTCGTCCTGGCGCAGGCTGATGTCGGCGCTCAGGTTGTGCTTGTCGCGCACTTCCTCTTCGCTGCGGCCAACATAGACTTTGCCTTCGTTGTCGTACCAGGCGGGGATGCGGTGGCCCCACCACAGCTGGCGGGAAATACACCAGTCCTGGATATCGCGCATCCAGGAGAAATACATGTTTTCGTAGTTTTTCGGTACGAACTCAACGCGGCCATCTTCAACGGCGGCGATGGCTTCATCGGCCAGGGGCTGGGTTTTTACGTACCATTGATCGGTGAGCCAGGGCTCGATCACGGCGCCGGAGCGATCGCCGTGAGGTACCTTGAGGGTGTGGGGCTCTACTTTTTCCAGCAGGCCGAGGGCGTCCAGGTCATCGACAATCTGGGTGCGCGCGGCAAAGCGCTCCATGCCCCGGTATTTTTCCGGCACTGCGTCGTTCAGGTGGGCGTCGGCATCGAGGATGTTGATCATCTCGAGGTTGTGGCGCTGGCCCATTTCGTAGTCGTTGAAGTCGTGGGCTGGGGTGATTTTTACACAGCCGGTGCCGAATTCACGATCGACGTATTCGTCGGCAATAATCGGGATTTCGCGATCCGCCAGGGGCAATTTGATGGTCTTGCCAATCAGGTGCTGGTAGCGCTCATCTTCCGGGTGTACGGCTACGGCGGTATCGCCGAGCATGGTTTCCGGGCGGGTAGTGGCAACTACCAAGTGGCCGGAGCCGTCGGAGAGCGGGTAGCGGAAGTGCCACAGGTGACCCTGCTTTTCTTCGTTTAATACTTCGAGGTCTGAGATCGCAGTGTGGAATTTCGGGTCCCAGTTCACCAGGCGCTTGCCGCGATAAATCAGGCCGTCTTCATACAGTTTGATAAAGACTTCCTGCACTGCTTTGTAGAAGCCGTCGTCCATGGTGAAGCGTTCGCGGGACCAGTCGGGGCTGGCACCGAGGCGACGCAGCTGGCGGGTAATGGTGCCGCCGGACTCTTCCTTCCACTCCCAGACTTTCTCAATAAACTTGTCGCGGCCCAGGTCGTGGCGGGATACGCCTTCGGCGCCCAGCAGGCGCTCTACCACCATCTGGGTGGCGATACCGGCATGGTCGGTGCCCACTTGCCACAGGGTGTTGTCTCCCTGCATGCGGTGGTAGCGAATCAGGGCGTCCATGATGGACTCCTGGAAACCGTGGCCCATATGCAGGCTGCCGGTGACGTTCGGCGGCGGGATCATAATGCTGTAGGGTTTGGCCTCAGTATCCCCGGAAGGCTTGAAGTAGCCGTTCTCCTCCCAGGTTTTGTACCACTGCTGTTCGATGGCGTTGGGCTGGTATGTTTTGTCCATGCGGGCGGGAAACCTTGTGTTTAACTGACTGCGTGCACAGCGTTTTGGCTCAGGATAGTCTGGTGCTTGCTCGGGCTGCGCGGAAAAGGCGGCAATTATACCGCCGGGGTCTGGTGGGCAAAAGGCGGTATTTGAGCTTAGGGAGTTATTCAGAGGCTCCCTTAGGCCGTCTCTTAATCCCAAACGCCGAGCTCGTCGACCACGTGTTCTATTTGGGCGCGCAGGCGGCGCTCCAGTTTAGGCAGTTGCTGGGCGACGAGTTGCTCGATCAATTCCTGGCGCTGGCGCTCTTTGGCGGAGGGCTCAGGAGCTGCGGCCGGATCTTCTTCGGCGGCTTGGGCCTCAGTGCTTGGAAGTTCAGCTTCTTCCTTTACTTCAGGGGCCGGGGCCACTGTTGCTGGGGCTTCTGTTTCCGGGGGCACTGTTGCTTCGGTTACTTGGGTATTTTCTTCAACTGGCAGGGGCCGTCCACCGGTGAGGCGGGAGCGAATATGATTTGGCAGAAATGGGTTTTCCGCCCGGGGCTCCGGCTGCGGTTCGGGCTCTCTCTCCAGTTCGGCCTCTGGGAAATCTTCAACTTTGGTTTCCTGGGAAATCTGCTCTAACGGTGTTTCAACCGGTTTATCTTCAACGGGCTCTTCTTCGATTTGCCCGGTTTCTGCGGAAGTCTGTGGTTCTTCATCCTCTACAGCCAGCTCTTGAAGCGGGCGCAATAGAGCCAGGTCAGACTCTGCCAGCGACAGGGATTGCTGGGCCAGCATCTCTTCTTCAACCGGTGAAAATAAAATCGGCAAGTCGATATCTTCCAGTGAGGTATCGATATTTTCGAACTCACTGGTAGCTGGTGTCCCACTGGGTTTTGGTATGTCGGCAATAGTGGGAAGAGTGGGGGGCTCAGGGGTTACAGGATTACCCTGCTTGGCCACCTGGCTGAGCACGGGGATTTCTTCATTGTTCTCGTCGGTGACAAGCAAGTTGTGCAGTGAATTAAGTTCATCCAGAAATTCACTGGGCTGCTTGCGCTGCTGTCCGCGTTGCTTGTGTTTGTTTTTTTGCCGGACATGACTCTCGGACGTAGTTAGAGGCTCTAATTGATCTTATGGGATTGTAACGGATATCCGCGATCGCGGAAGTGACCAAATCGCAATCGGGACCGTTTTAATGGTTCCGGTTGTTGGAT
This DNA window, taken from Microbulbifer sp. MKSA007, encodes the following:
- a CDS encoding valine--tRNA ligase, which gives rise to MDKTYQPNAIEQQWYKTWEENGYFKPSGDTEAKPYSIMIPPPNVTGSLHMGHGFQESIMDALIRYHRMQGDNTLWQVGTDHAGIATQMVVERLLGAEGVSRHDLGRDKFIEKVWEWKEESGGTITRQLRRLGASPDWSRERFTMDDGFYKAVQEVFIKLYEDGLIYRGKRLVNWDPKFHTAISDLEVLNEEKQGHLWHFRYPLSDGSGHLVVATTRPETMLGDTAVAVHPEDERYQHLIGKTIKLPLADREIPIIADEYVDREFGTGCVKITPAHDFNDYEMGQRHNLEMINILDADAHLNDAVPEKYRGMERFAARTQIVDDLDALGLLEKVEPHTLKVPHGDRSGAVIEPWLTDQWYVKTQPLADEAIAAVEDGRVEFVPKNYENMYFSWMRDIQDWCISRQLWWGHRIPAWYDNEGKVYVGRSEEEVRDKHNLSADISLRQDDDVLDTWFSSGLWTFGTLGWPEDTEELKAFHPSSVLVTGFDIIFFWVARMMMLTLYFKKEVPFNTVYVHGLVRDNHGQKMSKSKGNVIDPIDLIDGIDLEPLVEKRTSGLMQPHLREKIEKQTRKDFPEGFSAFGTDALRYTYYSLASTGRDIKFDVGRIEGFRNFCNKIWNASRYVLQNCEEHDCGQDGSTDFELTIADRWIISQLQRTEITVREAMDTYRFDLASQALYDFIWSEYCSWYLELSKPVLWDDNASDAVKKGTRRTLIRVLETILRLAHPLMPFITEEIWQRVKTLAGSNGDTIMLQQYPEADNSKIDEEAEAAVAWLKQVIEGVRNIRGEMNISPAKKIPLILRGGSSRDKELLEQARSLLTKLASLEEITWLESGEAAPASATALVGDMELLVPMAGLIDVKAESARLQKEIDKLSKELARVEGKLNNPKFVDKAPEAVVAKEKDKLAEMKGAHERLQQQLEEISNL